CCTCTTTTCTTCCGTGAAAAACTATATTTCGCCCTGGGTGCGGACAAGGTCGTGAATGTCAAAAATCTGCTGGGCCAATTTGCTGAACTGATGGGGATACAAAGACTGGCCGCCGTCGCTCAGGGCCGCCGCCGGATCGTTGTGCACTTCGATCATCATGCCGTCCACGCCCATGGCCGCCGAAGCCCTGGCCAAAGGCCCCACCTGGCAACGGTGCCCGCCTGCATGGCTGGGGTCCGTGATTATCGGCAGATGGCTTTCCTTGCGAACCACGGTGATGGCGGAAAGATCCAGGGTGTTGCGGCTGTGCATGGCGAAGGTCCTGATGCCGCGCTCGCACAGGACAATCTGGTCGTTGCCCCGTTCCATGATGTATTCCGCGGCCATCAACCATTCATCGATGGTGGCGGACATGCCGCGCTTCAGCATGACCGGCTTTTTCGCCAAGCCGGCCCGGCGAAGCAGGGCGAAGTTCTGCATGTTCCGGGTGCCGATCTGGACCATGTCGGAGTATTCCTCCACCAGGTCGAAGGTTTCGTTGTCCATGACTTCGGTGACGATCTTCAGGCCGGTTTCCTCGCGAACCGCTGCGAGAATCTTAAGCCCTTCCTCGCCAAGGCCCTGAAAGGAATAAGGAGAGGTGCGGGGCTTGAAGGCGCCGCCCCGGAACATTTCCGCGCCGGATTCCTTGACGCTTTTGCCGATGGCCATGCATTGCTCCAGGTTTTCCACGGCGCAGGGGCCGGCCATAAGCACGGGCCGTCCCTCGCCGATGGCCACGTCGCCCATGCGGACCACCGTATTTTCCGGCTTGGTTTCCCGGCTTACCAGCTTGTAAGGACGGGTTACGGGGATAAGCTCTTTTACGCCCGGCAGGCCCTGAAATCGGGCGGGATCCACGGCGCCCTGGTTATGAAGGATGCCGATAGCCGTCCTGTGACCGCCGGGAATGGGCCTGGCAGTGAATCCGGCGGCCTCAATGCGTTTGATTACATCGTCAATTTGGTCCTGGGTTGCGTTTTGTTTCATGACCAGCAGCATGTTTTTGTCTCCCGAATGTTGTGTTTTTTGTTTCCGCCTTTTGGCGGAGAAAATATTGCAACGAAAAAAGGCCGCGGGATGATTCCCACGGCCTTTTTCAGAAGATCAAAATAAAAAAGGATCGTGGGCTGTGCTCCCACGATCCTTTTGGCTTTTTATGTCAGCTGTTGTCAGCTCCGGCCAAGTACGCGGGCGCACCTCATCCAGACCTGCCACCACCAGCAGTTGTTCAAAGTAAAGGAATTGTTGATTGCGTTCTTCAAAGTATTTTTCCTTTCGGGACGTAACTGTCCGTCTTTGGGCTTAATAAAGGAATTGGCGGCAGAGTGTCAAGATCTTTTTTCTTCCTTAACAGAAATCGAATATTTTCAAAGGAGAAAAAAAAGTCTTCTCCCACCCATAAGATCCAGCAGGAAAGACGGCTTTGCGTTTCTCAGTTTTCGGGATTCAGGACGGCGTTGACCACGCGGCCCAGGACGCTGCGGGTTACGGGTTTATGGAGGATGTCCTTGATGTTGGGAGACTCGGAGGCTTTTCCTATCACTCCGTCTCCCAGGCCGGAGCTTAAGATAAACGGCAGGTTCGGGTTGAGCTCCGCCGCCTTCTTGGCAAGTTCCACGCCGGTCAGGGTGGGCATGGTGAGGTCGGAAATCACCAGGGCGAATTTTTGGGGGTCGGCTTGGATCAATTCCAGGGCCGTGAGGCTGTCGTTCGCGGCCGTAGAGATGTAACCCAGGTTTTTGAGCATTTGGCCCAGCATATTGGCAACCGTACCCTCATCGTCCACCACCAGAACTTCCTGCCCGTTTCCTTTTATGGGCTGGCTGGACGAAGCTGCTGCAGCGCTCGGGAGCTTTTCCATGCAAGGCAGATAGACGTTAAAAACCGTTCCCGCATCGATTTTGCTTTCCACGGAAATACGCCCGCCCAATTGATTGAGGATGCCAATGACTGTTGACAGGCCCAGGCCGGTTCCTTCGCCCCGTTTTTTCGTGGTGAAGTAGGGGTCGAAAATCCTGTCCATGGTTTCCTTGTCCATGCCTTGTCCCGTATCCTGCACTTTCAAATGGAGATAATACATGCCGTTTGCGCCTGATTCCTCCAGGTCGGGAGGAAGATCCGCGTATTTTTTCTGCTTCAGGCTAATGGTCAGTTCGCCGCCTTTTTCCTGCATGGCGTAGTAGGCGTTGGTGGACAAGTTCATGATGATCTGGTGGATCTGGGTGGGGTCCGCCAATACCGGCAGGCAGTTGATTTGTATGTCCTGGTTAATATTAATTGTGGAGGGGATGGAGGCCCGCACGAATTTGACGGCTTCCTTTAGAATAGCGGCCACATGGACGGGTGTTCGCTCGGCGTCGGCCTGCCTGCTGAAGGTCAGAATATGGCCCACCAGGTCCGAAGCCCGCAGCGCCGCCTGGTATATGGCCTGGGCGCTTTCCTGGTTTCGCGTATTTTCAGGCAGGCCCTCGGCCAACATTTGGGAAAAACCAAGGATGGGCGTCAGGATATTGTTGAAATCGTGGGCGATGCCTCCGGCCAGGGTCCCAATGGCTTCCAGTTTTTGGGCCTGTCTTAATTGCCTCTCCGTACTGTTTTTTTCGAATTCCAGAACCTTGTATTCCGTGACGTCCTGGACCGTACCGATGGATTTTGTATGATTTCCATCTGCGTCAAACTCGTGGACGCATTTTGAATGCACGAATTTGACCTCTCCGTCAAAAAGCACGTACCGGTGAGTAATGTCATATTCCGTTCGGGACTCCACGGACTGGCGGAATTGTTTCAGCACCGTTTTTAGATCATCCGGATGAATCAGGCGTATCACATCATCAAGGCTTAGCGGCAAATCCTTGGAAATTTTAAGAATATCCGCCAAGCCCTCTGAGTATTTATAGGTCATGGTGGGAATATCCTGCTCCCAGTGGCCGACCTTGGCGATCTGCTGGGCCTGGCGATGCAATTGTTCACTGTTGTTCAGGGCTTTTAACGTCTGCCTGACGGTTGTGACTTCCTCGATGATTCCGTCTATATATACGCTGCTTTCGTCTTCAATCATGTTCACGGTTACGGCGCCGAAAATAGTTTCGCCGTCCCTTTTTTTAAGCGCCGCTTCCACTCCCACAATAACGCCTTCTGCTTGAATCCGTTTGATCAGTTCGCGTCTTTGCCCGTTGTCCGAAAATAGTTCCGAAACGGGAATATTCTGCAATTCCAATTCCGAGTCGTATCCCAGTATGGCGGCGGCGGCTTTGTTGACCATGAGGAGCCTGCCTTCGCCTTCCATGGACGCCCGGAAAATTCCCACAGGCAGGTTTTCCATGAGAGTGCGGCGCCGCTGATCCATACTTGCCAGCTTTTTTTCCGCGCGACTCCTTTCCGTGATGTCCCGGCCCACGGCGATAAAGACGTCCCTGCCGTCCCCTTCCCGGGTGAGGGCGCTGAGATGCCAGGCCAGCAGCCTTTCTCCTTGCGACGTCTTGACGATTTTTTCAAGATAGGCGGGTTGGGAAGAATCAACGGTTTTGTTAAAAACCTCGTATGGAAGAAAAGACTCCCCTTTTTGGTCCAGAATGGAGAGCAAGGGGCGCCCTAAAACATCCGCTTCGGGCTCTCCAATCATCCGGCAGAACGAGGGGCTGGCGAACCGGATCTTCAGGTCCGGATCCATTTTAAGAATCACCTCGCTCTGGTTTTCCACAATCAGCCGGTATTTGCTCTCGCTTTCCTGGATATCATTGGCGGCGATCATGTTCATAAGGGCGTAAAACACAAAGGCCCACCACATGGGAATGAGGGCGCCTTCAAAATTCTCAAAGGCCTCCAGACTTCCTGTTATTCCCGCCCATTTGACGAAGATGCAAAAATAGTAGAC
The Desulfatibacillum aliphaticivorans DSM 15576 DNA segment above includes these coding regions:
- the aroF gene encoding 3-deoxy-7-phosphoheptulonate synthase, which codes for MLLVMKQNATQDQIDDVIKRIEAAGFTARPIPGGHRTAIGILHNQGAVDPARFQGLPGVKELIPVTRPYKLVSRETKPENTVVRMGDVAIGEGRPVLMAGPCAVENLEQCMAIGKSVKESGAEMFRGGAFKPRTSPYSFQGLGEEGLKILAAVREETGLKIVTEVMDNETFDLVEEYSDMVQIGTRNMQNFALLRRAGLAKKPVMLKRGMSATIDEWLMAAEYIMERGNDQIVLCERGIRTFAMHSRNTLDLSAITVVRKESHLPIITDPSHAGGHRCQVGPLARASAAMGVDGMMIEVHNDPAAALSDGGQSLYPHQFSKLAQQIFDIHDLVRTQGEI
- a CDS encoding PAS domain-containing hybrid sensor histidine kinase/response regulator translates to MIAIIDAFSLGFCCLAMAILISKSKNSPLMRDQKLVLGGLILFMGVYYFCIFVKWAGITGSLEAFENFEGALIPMWWAFVFYALMNMIAANDIQESESKYRLIVENQSEVILKMDPDLKIRFASPSFCRMIGEPEADVLGRPLLSILDQKGESFLPYEVFNKTVDSSQPAYLEKIVKTSQGERLLAWHLSALTREGDGRDVFIAVGRDITERSRAEKKLASMDQRRRTLMENLPVGIFRASMEGEGRLLMVNKAAAAILGYDSELELQNIPVSELFSDNGQRRELIKRIQAEGVIVGVEAALKKRDGETIFGAVTVNMIEDESSVYIDGIIEEVTTVRQTLKALNNSEQLHRQAQQIAKVGHWEQDIPTMTYKYSEGLADILKISKDLPLSLDDVIRLIHPDDLKTVLKQFRQSVESRTEYDITHRYVLFDGEVKFVHSKCVHEFDADGNHTKSIGTVQDVTEYKVLEFEKNSTERQLRQAQKLEAIGTLAGGIAHDFNNILTPILGFSQMLAEGLPENTRNQESAQAIYQAALRASDLVGHILTFSRQADAERTPVHVAAILKEAVKFVRASIPSTININQDIQINCLPVLADPTQIHQIIMNLSTNAYYAMQEKGGELTISLKQKKYADLPPDLEESGANGMYYLHLKVQDTGQGMDKETMDRIFDPYFTTKKRGEGTGLGLSTVIGILNQLGGRISVESKIDAGTVFNVYLPCMEKLPSAAAASSSQPIKGNGQEVLVVDDEGTVANMLGQMLKNLGYISTAANDSLTALELIQADPQKFALVISDLTMPTLTGVELAKKAAELNPNLPFILSSGLGDGVIGKASESPNIKDILHKPVTRSVLGRVVNAVLNPEN